Proteins from a single region of Dysosmobacter acutus:
- a CDS encoding dUTP diphosphatase, giving the protein METIHVKYFSDDSPRLCYVEGKSDWIDLAAAEDVTLSAGEFRLIPLGIAVALPEGYEAHIVPRSSTFKNYGILQTNSMGVVDWSYRGSGDEWRMPVYATRNTFIPRGSRICQFRIMAHQPRLEFVACSSLEESDRGGFGSTGK; this is encoded by the coding sequence ATGGAGACCATTCACGTCAAATATTTTTCAGACGACTCCCCCCGGCTTTGCTATGTGGAGGGAAAATCCGACTGGATCGACCTGGCCGCGGCGGAGGACGTGACCCTTTCCGCCGGGGAGTTCCGGCTGATCCCCCTTGGGATCGCCGTGGCCCTGCCGGAGGGCTACGAGGCCCATATCGTGCCCCGCAGCTCCACGTTTAAGAACTACGGCATTTTGCAGACCAACTCCATGGGTGTGGTGGACTGGTCCTACCGGGGCAGCGGCGATGAGTGGCGGATGCCGGTCTATGCCACCCGCAACACATTCATCCCCAGAGGCAGCCGAATCTGCCAGTTCCGGATCATGGCCCACCAGCCCCGCTTAGAATTCGTGGCCTGCAGCTCCCTGGAGGAGTCCGACCGGGGCGGCTTTGGTTCAACCGGCAAGTAA